TTTCCGTAAATTTAAACGCATTGGCTAGAAGATTTTTTACTATCTGCTGCAGTCGTTGCTCGTCCGTAATGATCGTCATTGGTAATGCTTTGTCCAATTCGATTGAAAAATGAACTTTCTTCTTGTTCGCAATGGGTGAGAATTGACGGTAGATGATATCTCTCAACTGATTCAATTCTACTTCTTTTGATATCACATCTAGTTTACCAGACTCTACTTTAGCCAAATCTAATATATCATTGATTAAATTCAATAAATCATTTCCGGATGAGTAAATCGTTTTAATGTATTCCTGCTGTTTATATGTCAAATTCCCTTCTCCATTTTCAGAGAGGATTTGTGCTAGAATGAGCAAACTATTTAGAGGTGTTCTTAGTTCATGTGACATATTTGCTAGAAACTCAGTTTTATATTTAGAACTAAGCTCCAGCTGCTGTGCTTTTTCTTCAAGCGCCGCACTAACCTCTTGTATTTCGAAGTTGTGTTGTTTAGACGCTTCGTACTGTTCCTCTAGTTTCTCATTTGTCGTCCTTAGCTCTTCTTGCTGCATCTGGAGTTCCTCTGATTGGGCCTGCAGTTCTTCTGTCAAAGCTTGTGACTCTTGCAATAATTGCTCTACCTTCATGTGGTTAATAATACTATTAATCTTAATCCCTAAATTGTTATTCACTTTTTCAAGCAGCTTTATTTGTATCGGGGATAACGTCTCAAAAGAAGCAATTTCAATCACCGCAAGAACATCTTCTTCAAATAATACGGGTAGTACCATAATCGTTCTAGGAGAAGCTTCTCCCAGACCTGAACCGATTTTTAGATAATCTTCGGGAACTTCATTTAAATGGATGGGGCGCTTTAAAAGTGCACATTGCCCAATTAATCCCTCTCCTAAACGAAATTGCTTTCGTTCTTCCGTACCCAAAGAGGCATAGGAAGACATTCTTGTTAAATACTGGTCACTTTTGTTAACTTCCTTTAAATAGAAGACTCCGTAGCTCGCTCCCACCATAGGTACTAGCTTTGTGATGAGCATATCCGCTAACATCTGTACATTTTCTACTTCCGGATACAGTGTGGCAATTTTAGCAATTTGTCTATTCAGCCAGCTCAACTCTTCTGCATCTTCTTTTACTTGTTTCTCGTTTCTACTATGTTCCTCAAGTGCTTTGGCCATTTTATTAAAGGCTACCGCGATTTCACTCAGTTCCCCTTTCGAGGAGATCTCAATTCGTGGTAATGTATCAAAATCACTAGCCGCTGCCTGTTTCATCACGTCTGTTACCTTGTTAAGGTTGTTGCTGGTGCTTTTTATGATCCATATGGCAAAACTTATTCCAATGATTAAGCCGATTACAAGGTATATGTAAATATTTTCAACAGCCCAATTATAGGTATCTTTGGAACGTAACAATTCATTCTTCAACCCTTGTTCTTGTAAGCCATGAAGTAGCTCTGCCATTTGAACCATCCTCTGACTGGTTCGTTCCATATCAGTCAAAAAGGCAGAAGAAAGTTTAGCATTAGGATTGATTTTTCTTTCCATCAATGCTTGCTCGCCCATATTTCGATAAGATTCATGCAAGCTTTTAAATTTACTAATGAGTTCTTGAGATTTCTCTTGGGCGTCCCTTTTCTCCAGTGATTCAATCGCAATTTGTAAACTTGAATTTGAATTTTTCCATGCATTCGTCAAATCCATATTGAGTGCTGCTTCACGATTGTTTAACAAGGCATTTAACACATTTGATGATAAGGACGTTTCATCTTTGATCGTGGAAGCAATTTCAATTCTTTCATTTAACTCATTAATCACCACATTCATCTTAACCGTTGATTGTTCTAGCATGTTCATTAAGATCATCACAATAATCGTAATAAACAAAAGTAATGACCCTATGCTCGTATAGAGCTTCGTACGAAATCTCATAATGCCTCCCACTAGTAGAATTATATTGTTCCATTCCTAAATAACATAGACTAGTAAAAATTTTCTCATTTTTAATCATACTTTATAATCCTTACTATCGTCCATATGATATTTTAGTAAGTTATGAAGTCACCTTAAAGTAACCACCCATGAGTGCAAACATACATTTTAAATACAACAACTGCTTCTAAAACAAAAAAACTCACAATAGTATTTGTGAGCAATTAACATTATCTTATCACTATTCACCTGACTTTGTAATTTCTTAAAAATTCAAGATAAAAATAACAGCTGTTGCCGCAACACGAATTAATACTTGTCTTTACCTTATCATAGGTTTTTCAACCTCCGTATATTTTAGCATTTCTTGTCCGCCAAATTCAGAAATAATAACCGCTTTCATTTAGGAGTTCCTCTCTTTCTTTACTTCAGATAAATCACTTATTACCATGGAGTTCCTATTAAAACGAATATGAGCCAAGCAAGTCCTGGTCCAAGAGCAATGAAAAGACCTGCGATCATCAAGAGCTTTCTAAAGAATAAACGTTCATTCACACCTTGTACGTTTGCCATAATAAGTGCGCCGTTTGTAGAGAATGGGCTAATGTCAACAACACTAGCCGCAACCGCAAGAGCAGATACAACCCCGATTGATGACATAGTAGGATCTTGCAAGATAGGTGCTGAGAGCGGGATAACAGCAGCTAAGAAGCCTGTTGTCGAAGCGAAGGCTGAGACAATCCCTCCTACATAGGAAGCCATTAGGGATGCCATTACAGGATTACCAATAGCGGCAATTTGATTAGTCATAAACTCCATTGTTCCTACCTTTTCCATAACACCAACATATGTCATGATTCCGCAAACCATTAGCATGACGCCCCAAGGCATTTGTTTGATGATATCCCCTTGGTCTTTAGGGGCCATTAATGCCAATACAAGGCCAATCATCAATGCCCCAAAGCCCATATTCATTTTGAACGCCAGAGCCAATGTAATTAGGAGTCCGATTCCGGACAATGTGGCAATTTTATACCAAGTTGCACCATGATCATTCGTTTTGATTACTGCAGAATTTCCGCCTTCAACCGCAGCAGCTACTTCCAATACAGACCTGTTATTGTGGTGTTTAAGCAATCGAAGTCCTCCGAATGCGAGGAACACAACCACAGAAATCAATACGTAGAAAATAAAGCAGTTGATAAAAAGCAT
This genomic stretch from Neobacillus niacini harbors:
- a CDS encoding response regulator encodes the protein MRFRTKLYTSIGSLLLFITIIVMILMNMLEQSTVKMNVVINELNERIEIASTIKDETSLSSNVLNALLNNREAALNMDLTNAWKNSNSSLQIAIESLEKRDAQEKSQELISKFKSLHESYRNMGEQALMERKINPNAKLSSAFLTDMERTSQRMVQMAELLHGLQEQGLKNELLRSKDTYNWAVENIYIYLVIGLIIGISFAIWIIKSTSNNLNKVTDVMKQAAASDFDTLPRIEISSKGELSEIAVAFNKMAKALEEHSRNEKQVKEDAEELSWLNRQIAKIATLYPEVENVQMLADMLITKLVPMVGASYGVFYLKEVNKSDQYLTRMSSYASLGTEERKQFRLGEGLIGQCALLKRPIHLNEVPEDYLKIGSGLGEASPRTIMVLPVLFEEDVLAVIEIASFETLSPIQIKLLEKVNNNLGIKINSIINHMKVEQLLQESQALTEELQAQSEELQMQQEELRTTNEKLEEQYEASKQHNFEIQEVSAALEEKAQQLELSSKYKTEFLANMSHELRTPLNSLLILAQILSENGEGNLTYKQQEYIKTIYSSGNDLLNLINDILDLAKVESGKLDVISKEVELNQLRDIIYRQFSPIANKKKVHFSIELDKALPMTIITDEQRLQQIVKNLLANAFKFTESGSVSLQINSVMKNITGNKGDEQRLERMFAFSVIDTGIGIEEEKQESIFDAFKQADGTTSRKYGGTGLGLSICRELAQLLGGFIEVTSEIRNGSTFTLYLPNRQMNNNIVNISTARTEAAVSMEANYLVNNDDQVLKEGSMLKHGKSILKNKKILIVDDDIRNVYALTIALENYDMEILVAENGREALQVLQEHPNTDLILMDIMMPEMDGFEAIQHIRRINIFETIPIIALTAKAMKHSREECLQAGATDYISKPINLEQLFSLMQVWLFTKEG
- a CDS encoding SLC13 family permease translates to MSLEIITLIVLLSMFIIGSVISVNMGVLGIVAAFIVGTYVSGLSIDDLYAAFPVDMFILLAGVTYLFAIALKNGTLDLIISGGLKLVKGNVGLLPWVLFFLSALLSAVGASTVAVGPILFPIALRLAFQHKINPILMGTLISTGMYAGSFSPLNIFGLVVNGIMESEKIPHSPIMLFINCFIFYVLISVVVFLAFGGLRLLKHHNNRSVLEVAAAVEGGNSAVIKTNDHGATWYKIATLSGIGLLITLALAFKMNMGFGALMIGLVLALMAPKDQGDIIKQMPWGVMLMVCGIMTYVGVMEKVGTMEFMTNQIAAIGNPVMASLMASYVGGIVSAFASTTGFLAAVIPLSAPILQDPTMSSIGVVSALAVAASVVDISPFSTNGALIMANVQGVNERLFFRKLLMIAGLFIALGPGLAWLIFVLIGTPW